In Triticum urartu cultivar G1812 chromosome 6, Tu2.1, whole genome shotgun sequence, the following proteins share a genomic window:
- the LOC125514424 gene encoding transcription factor TDR-like — protein MVGGGDYHQAVHGHGGGGGGTVEAALRPLVGGAHGWDYCIYWRLSPDQRFLEMTGFCCSAEFEAQVATLADVPSSIPLDSSSIGMHAQALLSNQPIWQSSGGAPGPDLLTGYEAASSGGEKTRLLVPVAGGIVELFASRYMAEEQQMAELVMAQCGGGGQGWQETEAQGFAWDAAADPGRLYAAASLNLFDGAGGSGSGEPFLAGVLEDGAAGVGWQYAAESSEPPSTVAQEHQQLHGSGVGRADSGSERSDMQLGDPDDNVDGETQRGSGKDGGGKRQQCKNLIAERKRRKKLNNRLYTLRSLVPNITKMDRASILGDAIDYIVGLQKQVKDLQDELEDPNPPGGTGGDSKAPDVLLDDHPPPGLDNDEDSPQQHPFPSAGGKRARKEEAGEEEEKEAEDQDMEPQVEVRQVEGKEFFLQVLCSHKSGRFVRIMDEIAALGLQITSVNVTSYNKLVLNVFRAVMKDNEAAVPADRVRDSLLEVTREMYGGGGAWSSPLPPLPPPTNAKLDGMDGQAVPAVAGEHYHQLHHQVLGGYHHQHLHYLAMD, from the exons ATGGTGGGAGGAGGAGACTATCACCAGGCTGTTCATGGCCatggagggggaggagggggcaCCGTGGAGGCTGCGCTCAGGCCGCTCGTCGGCGGCGCCCACGGCTGGGACTACTGCATCTACTGGCGGCTCTCTCCTGACCAGCG GTTCTTGGAGATGACGGGGTTCTGCTGCAGCGCGGAGTTCGAGGCGCAGGTGGCCACGCTCGCCGACGTCCCTTCCTCCATCCCTCTCGACTCCTCCTCCATCGG GATGCACGCTCAGGCGCTGCTGTCGAACCAGCCGATCTGGCAGAGCAGCGGCGGGGCGCCGGGTCCGGATCTGCTCACGGGCTACGAGGCTGCCTCCAGCGGCGGCGAGAAGACGCGGCTCCTCGTCCCCGTCGCCGGCGGGATCGTCGAGCTCTTCGCTTCAAGATAC ATGGCGGAGGAGCAGCAGATGGCGGAGCTGGTCATGGCGCAGTGCGGCGGCGGTGGGCAGGGGTGGCAGGAGACGGAGGCGCAGGGGTTCGCGTGGGACGCGGCGGCAGACCCGGGGCGGCTCTACGCGGCGGCGTCCCTCAACCTGTTCGACGGCGCCGGGGGAAGCGGCTCCGGCGAGCCGTTCCTGGCGGGAGTGCTGGAGGACGGCGCGGCCGGCGTGGGGTGGCAGTACGCGGCAGAGAGCAGCGAGCCGCCGTCGACGGTGGCGCAGGAGCACCAGCAGCTGCACGGCTCGGGCGTGGGGAGGGCGGACTCGGGGTCGGAGAGGAGCGACATGCAGCTGGGGGACCCCGACGACAACGTCGACGGCGAGACGCAGAGGGGCTCCGGCAAAGACGGCGGCGGGAAGCGACAGCAGTGCAAGAACCTCATCGCGGAGCGGAAGCGGCGCAAGAAGCTCAACAACCGCCTCTACACGCTCCGGTCCCTCGTCCCCAACATCACCAAG ATGGACCGGGCGTCGATCCTCGGGGACGCGATCGACTACATCGTGGGGCTGCAGAAGCAGGTGAAGGACCTGCAGGACGAGCTGGAGGACCCGAACCCGCCGGGGGGCACCGGCGGCGACAGCAAGGCCCCCGACGTGCTCCTCGACGACCACCCGCCGCCGGGCCTCGACAACGACGAGGACTCGCCGCAGCAGCATCCGTTCCCGTCCGCCGGCGGCAAGCGGGCCCggaaggaggaggccggcgaggaggaggagaaggaggcggaggaccAGGACATGGAGCCGCAGGTGGAGGTCCGGCAGGTGGAGGGGAAGGAGTTCTTCCTGCAGGTGCTGTGCTCCCACAAGTCCGGGCGCTTCGTCCGCATCATGGACGAGATCGCCGCCCTCGGCCTCCAGATCACCAGCGTCAACGTCACCTCCTACAACAAGCTCGTCCTCAACGTCTTCCGCGCCGTC ATGAAGGACAACGAGGCGGCGGTGCCGGCGGACAGGGTGAGGGACTCGCTGCTGGAGGTGACGAGGGAGATGTACGGCGGGGGTGGCGCGTGGTCGTCCCCGCTCcccccgctgccgccgccgacaAATGCGAAGCTCGATGGCATGGACGGGCAGGCGGTGCCGGCGGTGGCCGGGGAGCACTACCACCAGCTGCACCACCAGGTTCTGGGAGGGTACCATCACCAGCATCTGCACTACCTCGCCATGGATTGA